A portion of the Drosophila sechellia strain sech25 chromosome 2R, ASM438219v1, whole genome shotgun sequence genome contains these proteins:
- the LOC6609232 gene encoding alkyldihydroxyacetonephosphate synthase: MAAKRNAVTTEAPESSAPGEGTALALDSRLSKRVESVIPKKRHEALKWFGWGYNDSQFYGKDGIICFRGEKYPLGGCELPSFTKWVEKKFDLRVDITKQYPQLPRTYPRPVENAPFLHELKGTTQVDYSAEGIDRLVRCHGQTLNDIYSLWHHKFRRIPDLVVWPRCHDEVVQLVRLAHKHNVMLVPFGGGTSVSGAITCPQNESRMICALDTSQMNRLLWLNRENLTVCFESGIVGQDLERVLRSEGLTVGHEPDSYEFSTLGGWVATRASGMKKNVYGNIEDLVVRVRMVTPSGTLERECSAPRVSCGPDFNHVILGSEGTLGVITEVVLKVRPLPSVRRYGSLAFPNFEQGVLFMREVARRRCQPASVRLMDNEQFMFGQALKPEKSWWASVVDAMKQRYVTSWKGIDLNQICAATLLFEGDLKDVQRQEALIYEIAEKFQGFPAGGQNGERGYILTFVIAYIRDFGLHQGIVAESFETSVPWDRCSLLCRSVKQRVVSECSKRSINYYTISCRVTQTYDAGACIYFYFGFRSTDVADPVELFEAIEHSARDEILSCGGSLSHHHGVGKIRSHWYRNAVTETGSSLYSAAKRHLDPKNIFALGNLLPLEEDHPTAEASPPPTTSSTPPKAKL; the protein is encoded by the exons ATGGCAGCCAAACGGAATGCGGTGACCACGGAAGCTCCGGAATCGTCGGCGCCCGGCGAAGGTACCGCCCTTGCCCTCGACTCCCGCCTGTCCAAGCGCGTGGAGAGCGTCATCCCCAAGAAGCG ACATGAGGCGCTTAAGTGGTTCGGATGGGGCTATAACGACTCGCAGTTTTATGGTAAGGATGGGATCATCTGTTTTCGCGGTGAAAA ATATCCCCTCGGTGGCTGCGAGCTGCCCAGCTTCACCAAGTGGGTGGAGAAGAAGTTCGACCTGCGAGTGGATATCACCAAGCAATATCCCCAGTTGCCACGAACCTACCCGCGACCCGTGGAGAACGCACCCTTCCTGCACGAACTGAAGGGCACCACCCAGGTGGATTACTCTGCGGAGGGAATCGATCGGTTGGTGCGGTGCCATGGCCAGACCCTCAACGATATATACAGCCTGTGGCACCACAAGTTCCGTCGGATACCCGATTTGGTGGTGTGGCCACGCTGCCACGATGAGGTAGTCCAGTTGGTGCGGCTGGCCCACAAGCACAATGTTATGCTGGTGCCTTTTGGTGGTGGAACTAGTGTATCGGGAGCCATCACCTGTCCGCAGAACGAGAGCCGGATGATCTGCGCCCTGGACACCTCTCAGATGAATCGACTATTGTGGCTCAACCGGGAGAATCTCACCGTATGCTTTGAATCCGGCATTGTGGGTCAGGATCTGGAGAGGGTGTTGCGAAGTGAAGGTCTGACAGTTGGCCACGAACCGGATTCCTATGAGTTCAGCACCCTGGGCGGCTGGGTGGCCACCCGTGCGTCTGGCATGAAGAAGAACGTCTATGGGAACATAGAGGATCTGGTGGTGCGAGTTAGGATGGTCACTCCGTCGGGAACGCTGGAACGCGAGTGTAGTGCGCCGCGCGTGAGTTGTGGACCTGATTTCAACCATGTCATCCTGGGATCCGAGGGCACTCTGGGAGTAATCACTGAAGTGGTGCTCAAAGTGCGTCCCCTGCCATCGGTAAGGCGTTACGGATCCCTGGCCTTTCCCAACTTCGAGCAGGGAGTGCTCTTCATGCGCGAAGTGGCGCGGAGGAGATGCCAACCCGCCTCCGTCCGGCTGATGGACAACGAGCAGTTCATGTTCGGCCAGGCCCTGAAGCCGGAAAAGTCCTGGTGGGCCAGTGTGGTGGATGCCATGAAGCAGCGCTACGTTACCTCCTGGAAGGGCATCGATCTCAACCAGATCTGCGCGGCCACCTTGCTTTTCGAGGGCGATTTAAAGGATGTCCAGCGGCAGGAGGCACTCATCTACGAGATTGCCGAAAAGTTTCAAGGATTTCCGGCAGGTGGACAAAATGGGGAACGGGGCTATATACTCACCTTTGTGATTGCCTACATTAGG GACTTTGGACTACATCAGGGAATTGTGGCGGAGTCCTTTGAGACATCGGTGCCTTGGGATCGCTGCAGTCTGCTCTGTCGTTCTGTGAAGCAGCGTGTTGTTTCG GAGTGCAGCAAACGTAGCATTAATTACTACACCATTTCGTGTAGAGTAACCCAAACCTACGACGCCGGTGCCTGCATCTACTTCTACTTTGGATTCCGCAGTACGGACGTAGCCGATCCCGTCGAGCTTTTCGAGGCCATCGAGCACAGTGCCCGCGATGAGATACTGTCCTGCGGCGGATCACTGTCCCATCACCATGGCGTGGGAAAGATACGAAGCCATTGGTACCGCAACGCCGTCACCGAAACGGGCAGTTCACTGTACTCGGCGGCCAAGCGGCATCTCGATCCTAAGAATATCTTTGCTCTGGGCAACCTTTTGCCCCTGGAGGAGGATCATCCCACGGCGGAGGCTTCTCCGCCACCAACCACATCATCGACACCACCAAAGGCCAAATTGTAG
- the LOC6609233 gene encoding protein lap1: MPLLSKCFPCFKFKREEVIDKLDYSNTPLTDFPEVWQHERTLEELYLSTTRLQALPPQLFYCQGLRVLHVNSNNLETIPQAIGSLRHLQHLDLNRNLIVNVPEEIKSCKHLTHLDLSCNSLQRLPDAITSLISLQELLLNETYLEFLPANFGRLVNLRILELRLNNLMTLPKSMVRLINLQRLDIGGNEFTELPEVVGELKSLRELWIDFNQIRRVSANIGKLRDLQHFEANGNLLDTLPSELSNWRNVEVLSICSNSLEAFPFSVGMLKSLVTFKCESNGLTELPDSISYLEQLEELVLSHNKLIRLPSTIGMLRSLRFLFADDNQLRQLPDELCSCQQLSVLSVANNQLSALPQNIGNLSKMKVLNVVNNYINALPVSMLNLVNLTSMWLSDNQSQPLVPLQYLDASTKTQLTCFMLPQVTFKMNSIQAQQQAQEQYEFVYANQQQPHASPSRRICFAEEATILSNAKAQPAPSYPSFVAAPPTPTPDQMAGSVRLMRSPTPYPKELRQMAKYVRQAQAATTSANASEVREARVVTNGQIHCDSSNANQDVVDQATTSAIYGIAPETTHIYGVYQQPQQMAHPVPTQEYYGLPLVNYEAHYQQLYVEANTPLPTTHLNGDQDYELQPLQQQPMQQQAVPTPRLEPPPYHIARVYTKKTPEDLNLYESMRQRKQQQHLQEQTIYQDALNSNSNFKTTAIGAQEVEESVDQLDYQNNISNNLEPNPEEEDQELDDTMSQHSPNSTATNNTSKASHKKSTWIFGVHKNPTVKQVTLKWENTIGFDIAELLNQVGIFVSSITPNTNAARLLNLNDKLLEIDGYDLTNANLSDAKRVLLNCGTVMNIMLSRK; encoded by the exons ATGCCGCTGCTGAGCAAATGCTTCCCCTGCTTCAAATTCAAGCGCGAGGAGGTGATCGACAAGCTGGACTACAGTAATACCCCGCTCACGGATTTCCCAGAAGTTTGGCAGCACGAGCGAACCCTGGAGGAGCTTTACCTGAGCACCACAAGA TTGCAAGCTCTGCCACCGCAATTGTTTTATTGCCAGGGATTAAGGGTGCTCCACGTAAACAGCAACAATCTGGAGACCATTCCACAGGCCATTGGCAGTTTGCGCCACCTGCAGCATCTGGATCTCAACCGGAATC TTATTGTCAATGTGCCCGAGGAAATCAAGTCCTGTAAGCACTTAACCCACCTGGACCTGAGCTGCAACAGTTTGCAACGTCTTCCCGATGCCATTACCTCGCTAATTTCGCTGCAGGAGCTGCTGCTAAACGAGACCTATCTAGAATTCCTACCAGCCAACTTTGGCCGATTGGTAAATCTGAGAATTCTGGAGCTGCGGCTCAACAATCTCATGACACTTCCCAAATCCATGGTGAGACTAATCAACCTACAGAGGCTGGACATTGGCGGTAATGAATTTACCGAGTTG CCGGAAGTTGTCGGCGAGTTGAAATCCCTTCGCGAACTATGGATCGACTTCAATCAAATACGTCGTGTTTCGGCCAACATTGGCAAGCTACGTGATCTGCAGCACTTCGAGGCCAATGGCAACTTGCTGGACACTCTTCCCAGCGAGCTGAGCAACTGGCGCAATGTTGAGGTACTATCCATATGCTCCAACAGCCTGGAGGCCTTTCCCTTCAGCGTTGGCATGCTGAAGTCCCTGGTGACATTCAAGTGCGAGTCAAACGGTTTGACAGAGTTGCCCGACAGTATAAGCTACTTGGAACAGCTCGAGGAACTAGTATTAAGCCACAACAAGCTTATACGCCTTCCTAGCACAATTGGGATGTTGCGCAGCCTTCGCTTTCTGTTCGCCGATGATAATCAACTACGACAACTACCAGATGAGCTCTGCAGCTGTCAGCAGTTGAGCGTGCTAAGTGTGGCGAACAATCAGTTGTCCGCTCTACCACAGAACATTGGAAACCTGAGCAAGATGAAGGTACTCAATGTGGTGAATAACTACATAAATGCATTGCCAGTTTCTATGTTAAATCTGGTAAATCTCACATCGATGTGGCTGAGCGATAACCAATCGCAGCCCTTGGTGCCTCTGCAATATCTAGATGCAAGTACAAAGACCCAGTTGACCTGCTTCATGCTGCCGCAAGTCACATTCAAGATGAACAGTATACAGGCCCAACAGCAGGCTCAGGAGCAGTATGAGTTCGTTTACGCCAACCAGCAGCAGCCTCACGCGAGTCCGTCGAGAAGGATTTGCTTCGCCGAGGAGGCCACCATTCTTAGCAACGCCAAAGCACAACCAGCGCCCAGTTATCCCAGCTTTGTGGCCGCTCCACCGACGCCAACGCCCGATCAGATGGCTGGGTCCGTGCGGCTAATGCGTTCACCCACACCTTATCCCAAGGAGCTGCGACAGATGGCCAAATATGTGAGGCAGGCTCAAGCGGCGACCACATCGGCCAATGCCAGCGAGGTGAGGGAGGCACGCGTAGTAACCAATGGACAAATTCACTGTGATAGCAGCAATGCCAACCAGGATGTTGTGGACCAAGCCACAACAAGTGCAATATACGGCATTGCGCCCGAAACGACACACATCTACGGAGTCTATCAGCAACCGCAGCAGATGGCGCACCCGGTGCCAACGCAGGAGTACTACGGCTTGCCACTGGTCAACTACGAAGCACACTATCAGCAGCTTTACGTCGAGGCCAACACGCCGCTTCCCACCACGCATTTAAACGGGGATCAGGACTATGAGTTGCAACCGCTGCAGCAACAACCGATGCAGCAACAGGCGGTGCCAACACCCCGGTTGGAACCACCACCATACCACATAGCACGAGTTTACACAAAGAAAACGCCCGAGGATCTCAACCTTTACGAGTCCATGAGGCAgcgaaagcagcagcaacatctgcaAGAACAAACCATCTACCAAGATGCTTTGAATAGCAATAGTAACTTTAAAACGACAGCGATTGGCGCCCAGGAAGTGGAAGAGTCAGTCGATCAGTTGGACTACCAAAATAATATTAGCAATAATTTAGAGCCAAATCCGGAGGAGGAAGACCAGGAGCTGGATGACACTATGTCGCAGCACTCGCCTAATTCCACGGCCACCAACAATACTTCCAAAGCGAGCCATAAGAAATCCACCTGGATCTTTGGTGTCCACAAAAATCCGACAGTCAAACAGGTTACACTCAAGTGGGAGAACACTATAGGCTTTGATATAGCCGAGCTTCTTAATCAG GTTGGCATCTTTGTGAGCTCCATAACGCCCAATACCAATGCCGCCCGCCTGCTTAATCTGAACGACAAGTTGCTGGAAATCGACGGCTACGACCTGACCAATGCCAACCTGAGCGATGCCAAACGAGTGCTGCTAAACTGCGGCACGGTCATGAACATAATGTTGTCGAGAAAATGA
- the LOC6609234 gene encoding fas apoptotic inhibitory molecule 1 isoform X1 produces MSFLSPTLRLENLSTQPTMTQDHVPEDQRYNKQNIVAQWCVPINGKMYRIELEHGTTSGRRMIWVNGREVLRRDWMFKLVGEDTFHIDQTRCIIRVDPAPGFKYEYSLYIDGKSHEQYTEDMTRQYRLWLYTDDAAAEAPQEYRIMLKLDTLSLYVNDELRTEESVFVHGGTDTKFLLQDTEFVLQARSSGNKHDGIVHTLLANGVPVPEAKIQEIMQEPVSILQSSN; encoded by the exons ATGTCCTTTCTTTCGCCCACACTTCGCCTGGAGAATCTGTCCACGCAGCCCACGATGACGCAGGATCATGTGCCCGAGGACCAGCGCTATAACAAACAGAATATCGTCGCTCAATGGTGTGTGCCCATCAATGGCAAG ATGTACCGCATCGAGCTGGAACATGGCACAACCAGTGGGCGGCGCATGATTTGGGTCAATGGACGG GAAGTCCTGCGTCGCGACTGGATGTTCAAACTGGTTGGCGAGGACACCTTTCACATCGATCAGACGCGCTGCATCATACGCGTTGATCCTGCGCCGGGCTTCAAGTACGAGTACTCCCTCTACATAGACGGCAAGTCGCACGAGCAGTACACCGAGGACATGACACGGCAATATCGACTGTGGCTATATACAGATGATGCGGCCGCCGAGGCGCCGCAGGAATATAGAATAATGCTCAAGCTGGACACGCTGAGTCTCTACGTAAACGATGAGCTGCGCACCGAGGAG TCGGTTTTTGTTCACGGCGGCACAGACACCAAGTTCCTGCTGCAGGACACGGAATTCGTGCTTCAGGCACGCTCAAGTGGCAATAAACATGATGGCATCGTTCACACTCTGCTGGCGAATGGGGTGCCAGTTCCGGAGGCGAAGATTCAGGAGATTATGCAAGAGCCGGTCTCCATTTTGCAGAGCAGCAACTGA
- the LOC6609234 gene encoding fas apoptotic inhibitory molecule 1 isoform X2, whose product MMYRIELEHGTTSGRRMIWVNGREVLRRDWMFKLVGEDTFHIDQTRCIIRVDPAPGFKYEYSLYIDGKSHEQYTEDMTRQYRLWLYTDDAAAEAPQEYRIMLKLDTLSLYVNDELRTEESVFVHGGTDTKFLLQDTEFVLQARSSGNKHDGIVHTLLANGVPVPEAKIQEIMQEPVSILQSSN is encoded by the exons ATG ATGTACCGCATCGAGCTGGAACATGGCACAACCAGTGGGCGGCGCATGATTTGGGTCAATGGACGG GAAGTCCTGCGTCGCGACTGGATGTTCAAACTGGTTGGCGAGGACACCTTTCACATCGATCAGACGCGCTGCATCATACGCGTTGATCCTGCGCCGGGCTTCAAGTACGAGTACTCCCTCTACATAGACGGCAAGTCGCACGAGCAGTACACCGAGGACATGACACGGCAATATCGACTGTGGCTATATACAGATGATGCGGCCGCCGAGGCGCCGCAGGAATATAGAATAATGCTCAAGCTGGACACGCTGAGTCTCTACGTAAACGATGAGCTGCGCACCGAGGAG TCGGTTTTTGTTCACGGCGGCACAGACACCAAGTTCCTGCTGCAGGACACGGAATTCGTGCTTCAGGCACGCTCAAGTGGCAATAAACATGATGGCATCGTTCACACTCTGCTGGCGAATGGGGTGCCAGTTCCGGAGGCGAAGATTCAGGAGATTATGCAAGAGCCGGTCTCCATTTTGCAGAGCAGCAACTGA